One stretch of Lacrimispora sphenoides DNA includes these proteins:
- a CDS encoding TIGR01440 family protein has product MLDEIRSQAAMAAKELLEVAHLNEKDLVVIGCSSSEISDHRIGSHSSAEIGQTVFSAIYEVFNEQGIYVAAQCCEHLNRALILEKEAAMLYGYEPVNVVPQLKAGSSLATAAYQTLQCPVAVESIKAHAGIDIGDTLIGMHLKAVAVPVRIKTRYIGAAHVVTARTRPKYIGGARACYDESLG; this is encoded by the coding sequence ATGTTGGATGAAATCAGATCGCAGGCCGCAATGGCTGCAAAAGAGCTGCTGGAAGTGGCACACTTAAATGAGAAGGACTTGGTCGTAATCGGATGCTCCTCCAGCGAGATATCCGACCACAGGATCGGTTCCCATTCCAGCGCGGAAATCGGACAGACTGTGTTTTCTGCCATTTATGAAGTTTTTAACGAACAGGGGATTTATGTTGCAGCCCAGTGCTGCGAGCATTTAAACCGGGCTTTGATTCTGGAAAAGGAAGCAGCCATGCTCTATGGCTACGAACCGGTCAATGTAGTACCGCAGTTAAAAGCCGGCAGCTCTCTTGCCACTGCGGCTTACCAGACCCTGCAATGCCCGGTGGCGGTAGAATCCATTAAAGCCCATGCCGGGATTGATATCGGTGACACGTTGATCGGCATGCACTTAAAGGCCGTAGCCGTTCCAGTCCGCATAAAGACCAGGTATATCGGCGCCGCCCACGTGGTCACCGCCCGTACCAGGCCGAAATACATTGGCGGAGCCCGCGCCTGCTATGACGAATCCTTAGGATAA
- a CDS encoding Gfo/Idh/MocA family protein, which yields MNKLRYLIVGSGWRSLFYLRIAKALPERFEVCAMLCRSKEKAENIRREYGVLTSISSGDCIAMKPDFVVVAVSKPSIFSVSRFWMEAGFPVLIETPPSLELPKLNELWRLRTENGHKILVAEQYLNYPAIAGRLAVSESGVLGEPAFFRLSLAHGYHGASLIRRFLKVGDEPVRICGKSYPVSVVETDSRWGVVTDGELSQNVLERFTFEFESGKTAFFDFCSVQYHSFLRSRHMNLQGPFGELDDFTVRFLDENRRPVTQELRIETGKQAGSIEAVYLGERAVYRNPFPGSGLPEDETALAVLLDGMEEYIRNGTERYPLQDALQDAYLAILMEEALKIPGTVVQSQPQIWNKGQA from the coding sequence ATGAATAAGCTGCGGTATTTAATCGTCGGTTCCGGGTGGCGGTCCTTATTTTATCTAAGAATTGCAAAGGCTCTTCCGGAGCGTTTTGAAGTGTGCGCCATGCTTTGCCGGTCTAAGGAGAAGGCGGAGAATATCCGCCGGGAATATGGCGTTTTAACTAGTATATCCTCCGGGGACTGCATAGCAATGAAGCCTGATTTCGTTGTGGTGGCGGTAAGTAAACCATCCATATTCTCCGTAAGCCGGTTCTGGATGGAGGCCGGATTTCCGGTTCTCATTGAGACTCCGCCCTCTCTGGAGCTCCCCAAGCTTAACGAGCTGTGGCGGCTCCGAACAGAGAACGGACACAAAATACTGGTGGCGGAGCAATATTTAAATTATCCGGCCATTGCCGGCCGCTTAGCCGTGTCAGAAAGCGGTGTACTGGGGGAACCGGCCTTTTTCAGACTGTCCCTGGCTCACGGCTATCATGGAGCCAGCCTGATCCGGAGGTTTTTGAAGGTGGGGGATGAACCGGTACGCATATGTGGAAAATCCTACCCGGTTTCCGTCGTGGAAACGGATTCCCGCTGGGGCGTGGTCACAGACGGGGAACTGTCGCAGAATGTTCTGGAACGTTTTACCTTTGAGTTTGAAAGCGGGAAAACGGCATTTTTTGATTTCTGCAGCGTCCAGTACCATTCCTTTCTGCGAAGCAGGCATATGAATCTCCAGGGACCGTTTGGGGAACTTGACGATTTTACGGTTCGCTTTCTGGATGAAAACCGCAGGCCGGTGACACAGGAACTGAGGATAGAGACAGGGAAACAGGCGGGCTCCATTGAAGCGGTTTATTTAGGGGAAAGGGCTGTCTACCGGAATCCATTTCCGGGAAGCGGCCTACCGGAGGACGAGACGGCGCTGGCGGTGCTGTTAGACGGAATGGAGGAATATATCCGGAACGGAACTGAGCGTTACCCCCTTCAGGATGCCCTTCAGGATGCCTACCTGGCGATACTTATGGAAGAGGCGCTAAAGATCCCCGGAACTGTGGTGCAGTCACAGCCACAGATTTGGAACAAAGGGCAGGCATAA
- a CDS encoding carbohydrate ABC transporter permease — MNIIWKKRVSLGIRYLLLTAVGLIMIYPMIWMVGASFKASNNEIFSSIGFIPTHPTLEAYRKGWKSTETVFAVYMLNTYKFVIPKVIGTVLSATITAYGFSRFQYRGKGFLFGILLSTLLLPQVVLNVPQFLMFNKFGWLDTYLSLVVPSFFAGDTYFVYMLIQFMRSIPRELEEAAEIDGCNTWQRLWLIMTPMVKPSMVSCALFQFMWASNDFMGPLIYINTVKKYPASLGLRLIMDSESGFEWNKVLALSVIVILPSVAVFLSAQNQFIDGVAAGGLKG, encoded by the coding sequence ATGAATATAATATGGAAAAAAAGAGTTTCCTTAGGTATCCGCTATCTGCTGCTGACTGCCGTGGGACTGATCATGATTTATCCGATGATCTGGATGGTAGGTGCATCTTTTAAAGCCAGCAACAACGAGATATTCAGCTCCATTGGTTTTATCCCAACCCACCCTACGCTTGAGGCATACCGTAAGGGGTGGAAATCAACGGAGACGGTGTTTGCAGTCTATATGCTGAATACGTACAAATTCGTGATTCCCAAAGTGATCGGAACCGTGCTTTCCGCTACCATAACGGCATACGGCTTTTCCAGATTCCAATACCGGGGAAAGGGCTTCCTGTTCGGTATCCTTCTCTCTACCCTGCTTTTGCCGCAGGTGGTGTTAAATGTGCCGCAGTTTCTGATGTTCAACAAATTCGGCTGGCTGGACACCTACCTATCTCTTGTAGTTCCCAGCTTTTTTGCGGGAGATACGTATTTTGTGTATATGCTGATCCAGTTTATGAGATCGATACCCAGGGAACTGGAGGAGGCAGCGGAGATCGACGGCTGCAACACATGGCAGCGTCTGTGGCTGATCATGACGCCCATGGTGAAGCCCTCCATGGTATCCTGCGCCCTGTTTCAGTTTATGTGGGCCTCCAATGACTTCATGGGACCCTTAATCTATATCAATACAGTCAAAAAATATCCGGCCTCTCTGGGTCTTCGGCTTATCATGGACTCAGAATCCGGTTTTGAGTGGAACAAGGTGCTGGCGCTCTCGGTCATTGTGATTCTACCGTCTGTCGCTGTATTTCTGTCCGCGCAGAATCAGTTTATTGACGGGGTTGCAGCCGGTGGGCTGAAGGGGTAA
- a CDS encoding peptide ABC transporter substrate-binding protein, translated as MKKKALVLAAVLASGMILTACGGSGKSGTAGNETQKTEAAGNTAGGLDLAVQIGPDPETIDPALNSSIDAANMILHAFETLLTFDKDNNIIPGQAESYDVSDDGLTYTFHLRDGLKWSDGSELTSEDFVYSWKRLADPATAAPYAADMLSMVKGYDEATAGNVDALAVSAPDAKTFVVELASPCVYFDKIATHASMAPVKEDVVEAKGDQWSLTPDSYISNGPLKMIEWVPGSHITFAKNENYWAADTVTLNTLKFVLMEDSNAAYSAYQTGEVSMIKDVPTDEIPSLEGTPDYHLEPRMATSYTIFNTTKAPFDNTLVRRALTLATDREYVASTVMAGTVLPANNFVGPGISDAEGGSSFEEVTRKNNGGDYFNVNNYEEDLNKAKELLAEAGYPDGKGFPVIEYMTNDAGYNKAIAEYLQSAWSELGIRMDIKIVEWSTFAPTRRAGDFQIARGGWVYDYDDPSNMLNLFTTESGNNDGKYSNPEVDSLLNQARDTADKTEHYEKLHAAEKLIMEDAAVAPLVYSSDFYLQKPELKGTWHSPYGFWFFTHATME; from the coding sequence ATGAAGAAAAAGGCGCTTGTATTAGCGGCAGTCCTTGCTTCAGGGATGATCCTGACAGCATGCGGGGGTTCCGGTAAATCCGGTACGGCCGGCAATGAAACACAGAAAACAGAAGCAGCAGGAAATACTGCAGGGGGTCTTGATCTGGCAGTTCAGATTGGTCCAGATCCGGAAACCATTGACCCGGCCTTAAATTCATCAATTGATGCAGCTAATATGATCCTGCACGCATTTGAGACACTTTTGACCTTTGATAAGGATAATAATATTATTCCCGGACAGGCAGAATCCTATGATGTGAGTGATGACGGACTTACCTATACGTTTCATTTAAGGGATGGTTTGAAATGGAGCGACGGTTCTGAGCTTACATCAGAAGACTTCGTATATTCCTGGAAGCGTCTGGCAGACCCTGCGACAGCAGCTCCTTATGCAGCAGACATGCTTTCCATGGTAAAAGGATATGATGAGGCAACAGCAGGAAATGTTGACGCCCTGGCTGTATCCGCACCTGATGCAAAAACCTTTGTAGTGGAGCTTGCGTCTCCCTGCGTTTATTTTGATAAAATCGCCACCCATGCCAGCATGGCTCCTGTAAAAGAGGATGTAGTAGAGGCAAAGGGTGACCAGTGGTCCTTAACTCCTGATAGTTATATATCCAACGGACCGTTAAAGATGATCGAGTGGGTACCAGGTTCCCATATCACCTTTGCTAAGAATGAAAATTACTGGGCTGCAGATACTGTAACCTTAAATACCTTAAAATTTGTCCTTATGGAAGATTCCAACGCAGCTTACAGCGCTTACCAGACAGGGGAAGTTTCCATGATCAAGGATGTTCCTACTGACGAAATCCCAAGCCTTGAGGGCACTCCTGATTATCATCTGGAACCTCGTATGGCGACTTCCTATACAATCTTCAACACCACAAAGGCACCTTTTGACAATACACTGGTACGCCGTGCGTTGACCCTTGCAACTGACCGGGAATATGTTGCCAGTACCGTAATGGCAGGAACCGTTTTACCAGCTAACAACTTTGTAGGCCCTGGTATATCTGATGCAGAAGGCGGTTCTTCCTTTGAAGAAGTCACCAGAAAGAACAACGGCGGTGATTACTTTAATGTAAACAATTACGAAGAAGATCTTAATAAGGCAAAAGAGCTTCTGGCAGAAGCAGGCTATCCGGACGGAAAAGGCTTCCCAGTGATCGAATATATGACCAATGATGCCGGTTATAATAAGGCAATTGCAGAATATTTACAGAGCGCCTGGAGCGAACTTGGTATCAGAATGGATATTAAGATTGTTGAATGGTCTACCTTCGCACCAACCCGTCGTGCCGGTGACTTCCAGATTGCACGCGGAGGCTGGGTATATGACTATGATGATCCTTCCAATATGCTGAACTTATTCACAACTGAAAGCGGAAACAACGATGGAAAGTATTCGAATCCTGAGGTGGACAGCTTATTAAACCAGGCCCGTGATACTGCTGATAAGACAGAGCATTATGAGAAGCTTCATGCGGCAGAAAAGCTGATCATGGAAGACGCAGCGGTTGCACCGCTTGTATACTCCAGCGATTTCTATCTGCAGAAGCCTGAATTAAAGGGTACATGGCACTCTCCATACGGCTTCTGGTTCTTTACCCATGCTACCATGGAATAA
- the nagB gene encoding glucosamine-6-phosphate deaminase, with the protein MKLYRAKDYNDMSRKAANIISAQIIMKPSCVLGLATGSSPIGTYKQLIEWYNKGDLDFSQVKTANLDEYKGLTRENDQSYYYFMRENLFRHVNIDEANTNIPNGMEADANKEAARYEEIIKGLGGVDLQLLGLGHNGHIGFNEPSDIFPKDTHIVDLQESTIEANKRFFASIDEVPRQAYTMGIGTIMRARKILLIVSGAEKADILYDVIYGPVTSKVPASILQLHPDVTIVADEAALSRMGNI; encoded by the coding sequence ATGAAGCTTTATCGCGCGAAGGACTACAACGATATGAGCCGTAAGGCCGCCAATATAATATCTGCCCAGATTATTATGAAACCGAGCTGTGTTCTTGGACTGGCTACCGGTTCCTCACCTATAGGCACCTACAAGCAATTGATCGAATGGTACAACAAAGGGGATTTGGATTTCTCCCAGGTAAAGACTGCGAACCTAGATGAATACAAGGGACTCACCAGGGAAAACGATCAAAGCTATTACTATTTTATGCGTGAGAATCTGTTTCGCCATGTAAACATTGACGAAGCAAATACCAACATCCCTAATGGGATGGAAGCTGACGCCAACAAAGAAGCTGCCCGCTACGAGGAAATCATCAAAGGCCTGGGCGGTGTTGATTTACAGCTCTTAGGACTTGGGCACAATGGTCACATTGGCTTCAACGAGCCATCCGACATCTTCCCAAAGGATACGCACATTGTAGACCTTCAGGAAAGCACCATCGAAGCCAACAAGCGTTTCTTCGCATCAATTGATGAAGTTCCGCGCCAAGCCTATACCATGGGTATCGGTACCATAATGAGAGCCAGAAAGATCCTGCTTATCGTCAGCGGAGCTGAGAAAGCAGACATCCTTTATGATGTAATCTACGGACCGGTTACTTCTAAAGTTCCGGCATCTATTTTACAGCTTCATCCGGATGTTACCATTGTTGCAGACGAAGCGGCTCTTTCCAGAATGGGAAATATTTAA
- a CDS encoding ABC transporter substrate-binding protein codes for MKRLIAMFTAASMAVSLIACTGQGTKQAAATGTEEALTSGKESGAAMASAGAQEVKAEPGSAPCTIRFSWWGGDTRHEATKAAVDAFMAKYPNIKVECEYGTWDGWTEKVATQLSAGTAPDLLQGNWNWLFQYSGDGSKFVDLRQYADILSLDNYPQGILDDCVVGGKLQGLPLGTNTKCFYWNKTTFEKAGIPIPGTWDELYAAGDVFQTKLGGDYYPMAMFQYERMLLMLYYMQEKYQKPWAENNVVAYTPEEVLDGLEFINSLEEKHVMPSVKTLQGDGATTLERNQNWMGGKYAGIYEWDAAQAKFNDSLNEGQEFVLGPHITGEGMKDAGFTKITQTFSIPETSEHPAEAALLLEFITSVDEGVKLMSTERGMLLNHHANEVLEDEGLLKGLSFEGNQQAMKVARFAVDPNFENSALKDDTGIYYEVFENLSAGGDPSELAQYLIDSCNEVYAANSY; via the coding sequence ATGAAACGATTGATTGCAATGTTTACAGCGGCTAGTATGGCGGTATCTTTAATTGCCTGTACGGGTCAGGGGACGAAACAGGCCGCAGCTACGGGGACAGAGGAGGCTTTGACTTCCGGTAAGGAGAGTGGAGCAGCAATGGCTTCTGCCGGGGCGCAGGAGGTAAAGGCGGAGCCAGGGAGTGCGCCGTGTACGATCCGTTTCAGTTGGTGGGGCGGGGACACGAGACATGAAGCCACGAAAGCTGCTGTCGACGCATTTATGGCAAAATACCCCAACATCAAGGTGGAATGCGAGTACGGAACCTGGGACGGATGGACCGAAAAGGTAGCGACCCAGCTCAGCGCCGGTACAGCGCCGGATCTGCTTCAGGGCAACTGGAACTGGTTGTTTCAATATTCTGGAGACGGCTCCAAATTTGTAGATCTTAGGCAGTACGCCGATATCCTTTCCCTGGATAACTATCCCCAGGGGATCCTGGACGACTGCGTGGTGGGCGGAAAGCTGCAGGGACTGCCTCTTGGAACCAATACCAAATGCTTCTACTGGAATAAAACCACGTTTGAGAAGGCCGGTATTCCGATTCCCGGAACCTGGGACGAGCTTTATGCTGCAGGCGACGTATTCCAGACAAAGCTTGGCGGCGACTACTATCCCATGGCGATGTTCCAATATGAGAGAATGCTGCTGATGCTGTACTACATGCAGGAGAAATATCAGAAGCCCTGGGCGGAGAACAATGTGGTAGCCTATACGCCGGAGGAGGTTTTAGATGGCCTGGAATTTATAAACAGTCTGGAGGAAAAGCATGTGATGCCGTCTGTTAAGACTCTCCAGGGAGACGGAGCCACAACGCTCGAAAGGAACCAGAACTGGATGGGCGGAAAGTATGCGGGCATTTATGAATGGGATGCTGCTCAGGCCAAATTCAACGATTCTCTGAACGAGGGCCAGGAGTTTGTTCTTGGACCCCATATCACCGGAGAGGGAATGAAGGATGCGGGCTTTACAAAGATCACACAGACCTTTTCCATTCCGGAAACATCAGAGCATCCCGCCGAGGCGGCCTTACTGCTGGAATTCATTACCTCGGTGGACGAGGGCGTTAAGCTGATGTCCACCGAGAGAGGCATGTTGTTAAACCATCACGCAAATGAAGTATTGGAGGATGAAGGGCTTTTGAAGGGACTGTCCTTTGAAGGAAATCAGCAGGCTATGAAGGTAGCCAGATTTGCGGTGGATCCTAACTTTGAAAATTCTGCGCTAAAGGATGATACCGGAATCTACTACGAGGTATTTGAAAACCTCAGCGCAGGGGGGGACCCCTCCGAGCTGGCACAGTATTTGATTGATTCCTGCAACGAAGTCTACGCAGCGAATTCATATTAA
- a CDS encoding Gfo/Idh/MocA family protein — MEKIKIALIGAGSMGKTYAKMIDGDRNGSLTLAAVCCRSLKSKQWVKENLSSETVIFDSAKAMYGEAWRFDAVLIVTPHRTHPKLAVQAFKHGKHVFCDKPSGVSLLQCCAMNEAAAASGKKFAMMFHQRLYRKYKRIKTMIDSGELGKVSRVLLENSRYFRTARYHQSADWRSSWSGEGGGGLINQGQHILDIWQWLFGMPSAVYAEIPFGKYNEFLVDDEATVLMEYPDKMTAAFILTTGEGTWTEKLEIVGTRGKLLLEDDTLHFWKYNEDTREYGKRASCNAREDLGEEYRIEEFGRQEEPYPQMFENFAAAVFNDEPLTACGEEGIRALEIANAAYLSAWLGKKVTLPIDAEAYERELEKRVCEEEKLHIEPHGEGGGNE; from the coding sequence ATGGAGAAAATTAAAATAGCACTCATAGGGGCCGGTTCCATGGGAAAAACCTATGCAAAGATGATCGACGGGGATAGGAATGGTTCTCTGACATTGGCAGCGGTATGCTGCCGAAGTTTGAAGTCAAAGCAGTGGGTGAAAGAAAATCTTAGCAGCGAAACCGTCATATTCGACAGTGCAAAAGCCATGTATGGGGAAGCCTGGAGATTTGATGCGGTGCTCATCGTGACCCCCCACAGGACGCATCCCAAGCTTGCGGTTCAGGCATTTAAACATGGGAAGCATGTATTCTGTGATAAGCCGTCCGGGGTATCACTGCTGCAGTGCTGCGCCATGAACGAGGCTGCAGCTGCGTCGGGAAAGAAATTTGCCATGATGTTTCATCAGCGCCTTTACCGGAAATATAAAAGGATCAAAACCATGATAGACAGCGGGGAGCTGGGAAAAGTCAGCAGAGTCCTGTTAGAAAACTCCAGATATTTCAGAACCGCCCGGTATCATCAGTCAGCGGACTGGCGCAGCAGTTGGAGCGGGGAAGGCGGCGGAGGGCTGATCAATCAGGGGCAGCATATTCTGGATATCTGGCAATGGCTGTTCGGTATGCCTTCGGCTGTTTACGCCGAGATCCCATTTGGAAAGTACAATGAATTTCTGGTAGACGACGAGGCCACGGTCCTGATGGAATATCCGGACAAGATGACTGCCGCCTTCATCTTGACTACGGGGGAAGGAACTTGGACGGAGAAGCTGGAGATTGTGGGAACCAGAGGAAAGCTGCTTCTGGAGGACGATACGCTCCACTTCTGGAAATACAACGAGGATACAAGGGAGTATGGGAAGCGGGCTTCCTGTAACGCCAGAGAAGATCTGGGTGAGGAATACAGAATAGAGGAATTTGGCAGGCAGGAAGAGCCTTATCCGCAGATGTTTGAAAACTTTGCGGCTGCAGTGTTTAACGATGAGCCCTTAACCGCCTGCGGCGAGGAGGGAATACGCGCTCTGGAGATCGCCAATGCCGCCTACCTTTCCGCATGGCTGGGTAAAAAGGTGACGCTGCCCATCGACGCCGAAGCCTACGAACGGGAGCTGGAAAAACGGGTGTGTGAGGAGGAGAAGCTTCATATAGAGCCTCACGGGGAAGGCGGAGGAAATGAATAA
- a CDS encoding HIT family protein has protein sequence MKDPNCAYCMKGDLVAKFGYPICEMETGFLYLFKEQSKKGRVILAYKDHVSELIDIDDEERNAFFADVARVSKAVHKVFNPDKVNYGAYGDTGCHLHMHIVPKYNGMDEWRSTFTMNPDKIYLTDKEYEEMAAAIRAAL, from the coding sequence ATGAAAGATCCAAATTGCGCATACTGTATGAAGGGAGATCTTGTTGCAAAATTCGGCTATCCTATTTGCGAAATGGAGACAGGATTTTTATATTTATTTAAAGAGCAGAGTAAAAAGGGCAGAGTGATTCTGGCTTATAAGGATCACGTAAGCGAGCTGATTGATATTGATGATGAGGAAAGAAATGCCTTTTTTGCTGATGTAGCCAGAGTTTCTAAGGCTGTCCATAAAGTATTTAATCCGGATAAGGTAAATTACGGCGCTTACGGCGACACCGGATGTCACCTTCATATGCACATTGTTCCGAAATATAACGGCATGGACGAATGGAGAAGCACCTTTACCATGAATCCGGACAAGATATATCTGACAGATAAAGAATATGAGGAAATGGCGGCTGCCATCCGTGCAGCATTATAA
- a CDS encoding AraC family transcriptional regulator, which translates to MRAMEDTQEFRIERKKITANYRMKEAHFHPYYELYYLYAGSCSTFIGHTLYHVKAGDLILIKNMDIHRTLDYSSRFNERIVMNFTPYFLNLMESELGTEAVDEIVSVSHIRVPPAKRQYIGNLLNLLIYEDKIKDSFHQFLKKSHLYEILLFMYHSQSGQKKSVDELDCKEERFYEAAKYICGHYAQDVTLEEVASSINMAPTYFSRQFKKVTSIGFKEYLIQIRVREATVLLLETDIPVMKIANKCGFNDSNYFCEVFKKVKGVSPSQYRKTPEAI; encoded by the coding sequence ATGCGTGCGATGGAGGATACGCAGGAATTCCGGATCGAGAGGAAAAAAATTACGGCGAATTACCGGATGAAGGAGGCACATTTTCATCCCTATTACGAGCTGTATTACCTCTATGCGGGAAGCTGCAGCACCTTTATCGGTCATACCCTTTATCATGTTAAGGCGGGGGATTTAATCCTGATTAAGAACATGGATATTCACCGGACACTGGACTATTCCAGCCGGTTTAACGAGCGGATTGTTATGAATTTTACTCCGTATTTTTTAAACCTTATGGAATCCGAATTAGGGACTGAGGCGGTGGACGAGATCGTCTCCGTATCCCATATTCGTGTACCCCCGGCCAAGCGACAGTACATCGGGAATCTGCTGAATCTGCTGATCTATGAGGATAAGATCAAGGACAGCTTCCATCAGTTTCTTAAAAAAAGTCACCTTTATGAGATTCTGTTGTTCATGTATCACAGCCAGTCCGGACAGAAGAAGAGCGTTGATGAACTGGACTGCAAGGAAGAACGTTTTTACGAGGCTGCCAAATATATTTGTGGCCACTACGCACAGGATGTAACTCTTGAGGAGGTGGCGTCCAGCATCAATATGGCGCCTACCTATTTTTCCCGGCAGTTTAAAAAAGTAACCAGCATCGGCTTTAAGGAGTATTTAATCCAGATCCGTGTCCGTGAAGCCACGGTCCTGCTTCTGGAAACGGATATCCCGGTTATGAAGATTGCAAATAAGTGCGGCTTCAATGACAGCAATTACTTTTGCGAGGTATTTAAAAAGGTCAAAGGGGTCAGTCCCAGTCAGTACCGGAAGACGCCAGAAGCGATTTAA
- a CDS encoding carbohydrate ABC transporter permease — MRGISQKRARRQNIGYLYISIWFIGFLIFKLYPFLSSLFYSFTNYNMFNTNTKWIGLDNYNTIMHTAKYVKAFAVTFQYAFLTVPLKLVFALFIAYILNFKIKGIGLFRTVYYIPSILGGSVAIAVLWQFLFQTNGLVNQVIGLFGGEGLNWLGTPKYALFVVCLLRVWQFGSSMVIFLAALKGVPVDLYEAASIDGATKVRQFFSVTLPMITPVIFYNLVTQLCQAFQEFNGPFIITKGGPMGSTTLISLLVYQNAFKTNTMGMASAMAWLLFAIIAAFTAMAFISQKYWVYYGDEER, encoded by the coding sequence ATGAGGGGGATTTCTCAAAAGAGGGCCAGAAGACAGAATATCGGCTATCTTTACATATCCATTTGGTTTATAGGGTTCCTGATTTTTAAACTTTACCCGTTTTTATCATCACTGTTTTATAGCTTTACTAATTACAACATGTTTAACACCAACACAAAATGGATCGGATTGGACAACTATAACACGATTATGCACACGGCTAAATATGTAAAGGCGTTTGCAGTAACGTTTCAGTACGCATTTCTGACAGTTCCGCTAAAGCTGGTATTTGCCCTGTTTATCGCCTATATCTTAAACTTCAAGATTAAGGGAATCGGTCTGTTCCGGACGGTCTACTATATTCCCTCCATACTGGGAGGCTCCGTGGCAATTGCTGTGTTATGGCAGTTTCTGTTTCAGACGAACGGTCTGGTAAACCAGGTCATCGGATTGTTTGGAGGGGAGGGGTTAAACTGGCTGGGAACGCCCAAATACGCCCTCTTTGTGGTATGCCTGCTGCGTGTGTGGCAGTTCGGGTCCTCCATGGTAATCTTTCTGGCGGCCTTAAAGGGCGTACCGGTTGATTTATATGAGGCGGCATCTATAGATGGGGCCACAAAGGTCAGGCAGTTTTTCAGTGTGACGCTTCCGATGATCACACCTGTAATTTTTTACAACTTAGTGACACAACTTTGTCAGGCATTTCAGGAGTTCAACGGACCGTTTATCATCACAAAGGGCGGACCTATGGGTTCTACCACACTGATCTCCCTGCTGGTCTATCAGAACGCGTTTAAGACAAATACCATGGGCATGGCCAGCGCGATGGCATGGCTGCTGTTTGCGATCATCGCAGCATTTACGGCAATGGCTTTTATCAGCCAGAAGTACTGGGTCTATTACGGCGATGAGGAAAGGTAG
- a CDS encoding bacteriohemerythrin yields MAYTFSKDLETGNQLIDSEHRQLIDAVNNLLTACSTGKGRAELANTTKFLQEYTAKHFGNEEKLQIQNQYPDYVNHKRYHEEFKKVVAGICAKLEKEGPTIILVGEVNSAIAGWLINHIKKEDAKVAAHIRSRA; encoded by the coding sequence ATGGCATATACATTTTCAAAAGATTTGGAAACCGGCAACCAGTTAATTGATTCCGAGCATCGCCAGCTGATCGATGCAGTCAATAACCTGCTTACTGCCTGCTCCACAGGGAAAGGACGTGCGGAACTGGCTAATACCACCAAGTTTCTGCAGGAGTATACTGCAAAGCATTTCGGCAATGAGGAAAAGCTCCAGATCCAGAATCAGTATCCGGATTATGTAAACCACAAACGTTATCACGAGGAATTTAAAAAGGTGGTGGCTGGAATCTGTGCCAAGCTGGAAAAGGAAGGCCCAACCATCATTCTTGTAGGTGAAGTCAACAGTGCCATTGCGGGCTGGCTGATCAACCACATCAAAAAAGAGGATGCCAAGGTGGCCGCTCATATTAGAAGCAGGGCCTAA
- a CDS encoding heme-degrading domain-containing protein — MKEYEELLKDLERLEQNLVFEEFDADLALKIGLELIEEAKRRKNKIAVNISAFGRTLFHFSSNGNAPSNDEMLRRKRNTALYTGHSSLWAHYMLADMGMSIDEKWHLDPGTYAEVGGAFPVRVRSCGGVVGTITASGFSHQEDHGIIIDVLKKLLTEK, encoded by the coding sequence ATGAAGGAATATGAGGAACTGTTAAAAGATCTGGAGCGGCTGGAACAGAATCTGGTCTTTGAGGAGTTTGATGCGGACTTAGCGCTGAAAATCGGCCTGGAGCTGATTGAGGAGGCCAAAAGACGCAAAAACAAAATTGCGGTGAATATCAGCGCATTCGGAAGAACGCTGTTTCATTTTTCCAGCAATGGAAACGCCCCCAGCAATGACGAGATGCTCCGAAGAAAACGAAACACGGCACTCTACACGGGACACAGTTCCTTATGGGCGCATTATATGCTGGCGGATATGGGGATGTCCATAGATGAAAAATGGCACTTGGACCCCGGCACTTATGCTGAGGTAGGCGGCGCGTTCCCGGTCCGGGTGAGAAGCTGCGGCGGAGTAGTGGGGACTATAACGGCCTCCGGTTTTTCCCATCAAGAAGACCATGGGATTATAATAGATGTATTAAAAAAACTGTTAACAGAAAAGTAA